A DNA window from Polyangium spumosum contains the following coding sequences:
- a CDS encoding thiol-activated cytolysin family protein: protein MTKLRLITLLAHVGLLGTACVATTDEADSSRTGEYRQDGEIHRGEASQPLMAIAAIDIDDYIRSLDYDQRQILNVQLEGRTPTPPAREREKKGSAVIITTKTEHSLSKNLSDVALLRPTTGVIFPGALIFADHNLMEGQPVPITLPRSNMIISIDLPGLRHGWRVVEEPSNSSVQDAVVEMLEEWNARPASQGYANAARSYFEVKTAYTSRQVALELGINAKWAAGAASSQLDVSTNSETSVAIAFFKQVFYTVTLDVPSRPSAFFADSVTLADVQQMFKAERPPAYVRSVDYGRILMVRMETMSRDTRANLQGALKQVTSGGFEVGGSLRAHYEDIAKNATFTVVAIGGGAQTVTSFAGSEDDMKKLREYITNGATYRRDNPGAPISYTVAFMRDNAIATMGFTGDYTQTESVEYPNGFIKMEHRGAYVAKFEVSWEEPDFNDEYTVRKSWKSGNKTAGYSHKLDLPGDARNVKILGMAATGLIWDPWAEVLNLALPGIDNKCYRIKGTTLHRSWDTRC from the coding sequence ATGACGAAGCTGAGATTAATTACACTCCTGGCTCATGTGGGCCTGTTGGGCACCGCCTGCGTCGCGACCACCGATGAGGCAGATTCGAGCCGAACGGGCGAATATCGACAGGATGGTGAGATACACCGCGGCGAGGCGAGCCAGCCGTTGATGGCGATTGCCGCGATCGACATCGACGATTACATCCGCTCCCTGGACTACGATCAGCGACAGATCTTGAATGTCCAGCTGGAGGGCCGGACGCCGACGCCGCCGGCCAGGGAGCGGGAGAAGAAGGGGAGCGCGGTCATCATCACGACGAAAACGGAGCACTCCCTCAGCAAGAACCTGTCCGATGTGGCTCTCCTGCGCCCCACGACCGGAGTGATTTTTCCCGGCGCGCTGATCTTCGCGGACCACAACCTGATGGAGGGGCAGCCGGTACCCATCACGCTCCCCCGGAGCAACATGATCATCTCGATCGATCTCCCGGGATTGCGGCATGGCTGGCGAGTCGTCGAAGAGCCCTCCAACTCGTCCGTTCAAGATGCCGTCGTGGAAATGCTGGAGGAGTGGAACGCACGCCCTGCGTCTCAGGGTTACGCGAACGCGGCCCGCTCGTACTTCGAGGTAAAGACGGCGTATACCTCGAGGCAGGTCGCGCTGGAGCTCGGCATCAACGCCAAGTGGGCCGCCGGGGCGGCCTCGTCACAGCTCGACGTCAGCACCAACTCCGAAACCTCGGTTGCGATTGCATTTTTCAAGCAGGTCTTCTACACCGTCACCCTGGATGTCCCCAGCAGACCGTCAGCGTTCTTCGCGGATTCTGTCACTCTCGCTGATGTACAGCAGATGTTCAAAGCCGAACGCCCCCCCGCCTACGTGCGGAGCGTGGACTACGGCCGTATACTCATGGTGCGAATGGAAACGATGTCACGCGACACCCGAGCCAATCTGCAGGGCGCCCTGAAGCAGGTGACCTCCGGCGGCTTCGAGGTGGGAGGCAGCCTGCGTGCTCATTACGAGGACATCGCCAAGAACGCGACCTTCACGGTCGTGGCCATTGGTGGGGGCGCCCAGACGGTCACATCGTTCGCGGGCAGTGAAGACGACATGAAGAAGTTGCGAGAGTACATCACCAATGGTGCGACTTACCGGAGGGACAACCCGGGGGCCCCCATCTCCTACACGGTGGCATTCATGCGAGACAACGCGATCGCCACGATGGGTTTCACGGGCGACTACACCCAGACAGAAAGCGTCGAGTACCCGAACGGGTTCATCAAGATGGAGCACCGCGGGGCGTACGTGGCAAAGTTCGAGGTCTCCTGGGAGGAGCCCGACTTCAACGACGAATACACAGTACGCAAATCATGGAAGTCTGGCAATAAAACAGCGGGCTACTCGCACAAGCTCGACCTGCCGGGCGACGCGCGCAACGTGAAGATACTCGGCATGGCTGCCACCGGCCTCATTTGGGATCCGTGGGCAGAGGTGCTGAATCTTGCTTTGCCGGGCATCGACAACAAGTGCTACCGCATCAAAGGTACGACCCTGCACCGGAGCTGGGACACCCGGTGCTAA
- a CDS encoding PEGA domain-containing protein, which produces MLVEAQALEKEGKIQEALDKYRDAYELNDGPSVQIELAFAQARAGLHLPCARHIQDLFAFWSARDFALHTLDEVRSVHAYCKKHVGTIVPRVNIPGVRITVDGNHVTDWPFHEELFVEPGKHIVKANASGYWQNQTDVEVKAGEHKTLDIAMQQKVHSQYVAFPAPTQIHFNINANLSTGSKSDQPTWPRNLMVASGIGMGLGAGALALGLVLRSDEAGGQSSGVWTGVAAGGGVLAGISLAGLIIGLANRPDPPPPNVIIQPQIAKDGGGVQVSGAIP; this is translated from the coding sequence ATGCTCGTCGAGGCACAGGCCCTCGAAAAGGAGGGCAAGATCCAGGAGGCACTCGACAAGTATCGAGATGCCTACGAGCTCAACGACGGGCCCAGCGTGCAGATCGAGCTCGCCTTCGCGCAGGCTCGCGCCGGGCTCCACTTGCCCTGTGCGCGTCACATCCAGGACCTCTTCGCGTTCTGGAGCGCGCGTGATTTCGCACTGCATACCCTGGATGAGGTGCGGTCCGTCCACGCGTACTGCAAGAAGCACGTCGGGACGATCGTCCCTCGCGTCAACATCCCCGGCGTGCGCATCACCGTGGATGGCAATCACGTGACGGATTGGCCGTTCCACGAGGAGCTCTTCGTCGAGCCGGGCAAACACATCGTCAAAGCGAATGCATCCGGCTACTGGCAGAACCAGACGGACGTGGAGGTCAAGGCGGGAGAGCACAAGACGCTCGACATCGCGATGCAGCAGAAGGTCCACTCGCAATACGTCGCGTTTCCAGCGCCGACGCAGATCCACTTCAACATCAACGCCAACCTGTCGACGGGATCGAAGAGCGATCAGCCGACGTGGCCCCGGAACCTCATGGTCGCGAGCGGGATCGGGATGGGGCTCGGCGCCGGTGCTCTCGCCTTGGGCCTCGTCCTGCGGAGCGATGAGGCTGGCGGCCAATCCTCGGGCGTTTGGACGGGAGTTGCTGCCGGTGGCGGCGTTCTCGCGGGGATCTCGCTGGCGGGCCTCATCATCGGGCTCGCCAACCGCCCCGATCCGCCTCCGCCGAATGTCATCATTCAGCCCCAGATCGCCAAGGATGGGGGTGGCGTGCAGGTCAGCGGCGCGATCCCGTGA
- a CDS encoding DinB family protein — MLLPVLRYQLDISWSLLSLHLSALNDEMCLWEPAPGAWTVRPKDGRWVADLVLPEPDPPPTTTIGWVTWHIGWWWTGAYAHTFGAGRGEKLDMIELAKTVDWPGNTKAVTAWLTGLRDSWAQAMEKLTEADLGQPVAWFDQPLGHVLAWANVELMKNAAEIGQLRLLYGARR; from the coding sequence ATGTTGCTCCCGGTCTTGCGTTATCAGCTCGACATCTCGTGGTCGCTCCTGTCGCTGCACCTCTCGGCCCTGAACGACGAGATGTGCTTGTGGGAGCCTGCCCCCGGGGCGTGGACGGTGCGGCCCAAGGACGGGCGCTGGGTCGCCGATCTCGTCCTCCCCGAGCCGGATCCGCCGCCCACGACCACGATCGGCTGGGTGACCTGGCACATCGGCTGGTGGTGGACGGGCGCGTATGCCCACACGTTCGGCGCGGGCCGAGGCGAGAAGCTCGACATGATCGAGCTCGCGAAGACGGTGGATTGGCCGGGCAATACAAAGGCCGTCACGGCGTGGCTCACGGGCCTGCGGGACTCGTGGGCGCAGGCGATGGAAAAGCTCACCGAAGCCGATCTCGGGCAGCCGGTCGCGTGGTTCGACCAGCCGCTCGGCCACGTGCTCGCCTGGGCGAACGTCGAGCTCATGAAGAACGCGGCCGAGATCGGTCAACTGAGGCTCCTGTACGGGGCTCGCCGCTGA
- the rsmG gene encoding 16S rRNA (guanine(527)-N(7))-methyltransferase RsmG yields the protein MTKAARPPLPLPISAPLAPPEGFEARLAAIGVRLEPAALATLGDYLARLLAMNEQMNLTAIKDPHEAWERHALDALTLVPLLADLGAGSRLVDVGSGGGLPGIPIAITRPDLRVTLVEATQKKAAFLSAVVAALGLGNVEVRAERAEKLGAGELRGAFDAVTARAVARLNLLVPLTAPFVKAGGLVLLVKGQRADEELAEAKRALAEQRTTHEKTVVTPTGRIVVLRRGPRAG from the coding sequence GTGACCAAGGCCGCCCGTCCTCCCCTCCCGCTGCCGATCTCCGCGCCCCTCGCGCCTCCCGAAGGCTTCGAGGCGCGCCTCGCGGCGATCGGCGTCCGCCTCGAGCCGGCCGCGCTCGCGACGCTCGGCGACTACCTCGCGCGGCTGCTCGCGATGAACGAGCAGATGAACCTCACCGCGATCAAGGACCCGCACGAGGCCTGGGAGAGGCACGCGCTCGACGCGCTCACGCTCGTGCCCCTGCTCGCCGATCTCGGCGCGGGTTCCCGCCTCGTCGACGTCGGCTCGGGCGGAGGCCTGCCCGGGATCCCGATCGCCATCACGCGGCCCGATCTACGCGTCACGCTGGTCGAGGCGACACAAAAAAAGGCGGCGTTCCTCTCGGCCGTCGTCGCCGCGCTGGGCCTCGGCAACGTGGAGGTCCGCGCCGAGCGGGCCGAGAAGCTCGGCGCCGGGGAGCTCCGCGGGGCCTTCGACGCCGTGACCGCGCGCGCCGTCGCCCGATTGAACCTGCTCGTGCCGCTCACCGCGCCGTTCGTGAAGGCCGGCGGGCTCGTGCTCCTGGTGAAGGGCCAGCGCGCCGACGAGGAGCTCGCCGAGGCCAAACGCGCGCTCGCCGAGCAGCGGACGACCCACGAAAAGACGGTCGTGACGCCGACGGGGCGGATCGTCGTGCTCCGGCGCGGGCCACGCGCGGGCTGA
- a CDS encoding sigma 54-interacting transcriptional regulator: MNGGFDESTLSSTGEPCESGSPRRPLLYLVLQGHAPLTPPLRVDLGAFDEVTMGRGKDHGAVATREGGVRRCELRLPDPWLSSRHARILRVGRRWLLEDLGSKNGCFVQGEPRKSGALEDGDLVELGHSFFLFRLSADVGPDEPAILHAPPPAPALGLATLCPALARDYARLSLVAASRIPVLIEGETGTGKEVLARAIHAASGRAGAFVGVNCAALPRDLVEGELFGHVRGAFSGAATNHLGLVRAADGGTFFLDEIGDMSLAAQAALLRVLQEREVRPLGATAAVAVDFRVVAATNRPLEPMVASGAFRRDLLARLSGHRIEIPPLRARKEDLGLLVAALLRRSAPAQASSLRIHPRAARALLLHDHPSNVRELEQTLCAALVLRDGAETLAFEHLPETVRAALETTTTSMREEVARREELVSLLRAHEGNVAAVARALGKARMQVQRWLKRYGIDADAYRT, from the coding sequence GTGAACGGCGGCTTCGACGAATCCACGCTCTCCTCCACCGGGGAGCCCTGCGAATCCGGCTCGCCGCGCCGCCCTCTTCTTTACCTCGTCCTCCAGGGCCACGCGCCGCTCACGCCGCCGCTCCGCGTCGACCTCGGCGCCTTCGACGAGGTCACGATGGGCCGCGGAAAGGACCACGGCGCCGTCGCGACACGAGAAGGCGGGGTGCGCCGGTGCGAGCTGCGCCTGCCCGACCCTTGGCTCTCCTCCCGCCACGCGCGGATCTTGCGCGTCGGCCGCCGCTGGCTCCTCGAGGACCTGGGCTCCAAGAATGGCTGCTTCGTGCAGGGCGAGCCTCGAAAGAGCGGCGCGCTCGAGGATGGAGACCTCGTCGAGCTCGGTCATTCTTTTTTCCTCTTCCGCCTCTCCGCCGACGTCGGCCCCGACGAGCCCGCGATCCTCCACGCGCCCCCACCTGCCCCCGCCCTCGGCCTCGCCACCCTCTGCCCGGCGCTCGCCCGCGATTACGCGCGGCTCTCGCTCGTCGCCGCGTCGCGTATTCCCGTCCTCATCGAGGGCGAGACCGGCACGGGCAAGGAGGTCCTGGCGCGCGCCATTCATGCCGCCTCCGGGCGCGCCGGCGCGTTCGTCGGCGTCAACTGCGCCGCCCTGCCGCGGGATCTCGTCGAGGGGGAGCTCTTCGGGCACGTGCGCGGCGCGTTCTCCGGCGCCGCCACGAATCACCTCGGGCTCGTGCGGGCGGCCGACGGGGGCACGTTTTTCCTCGACGAGATCGGCGACATGTCGCTCGCCGCCCAGGCCGCGCTCCTTCGTGTCCTGCAGGAGCGCGAGGTCCGACCCCTCGGCGCGACCGCGGCCGTGGCCGTGGATTTTCGTGTCGTGGCCGCGACGAACCGCCCCCTCGAGCCCATGGTGGCGTCGGGCGCGTTCCGCCGTGATCTGCTGGCCCGCCTCTCGGGCCATCGCATCGAGATACCGCCGCTGCGTGCTCGAAAGGAGGACCTCGGGCTGCTCGTCGCCGCCCTCCTGCGGCGCTCCGCGCCGGCGCAAGCCTCGAGCCTGCGCATTCACCCGCGCGCGGCGCGGGCCCTCCTGCTCCACGATCACCCCTCCAACGTGCGCGAGCTCGAGCAGACGTTGTGCGCCGCGCTCGTCCTCCGGGACGGCGCCGAGACGCTCGCGTTCGAGCACCTCCCCGAGACGGTGCGGGCCGCGCTGGAGACGACGACGACCTCGATGCGAGAGGAGGTCGCGCGGCGCGAAGAGCTCGTCTCCCTGCTCCGGGCGCACGAGGGCAACGTCGCCGCCGTGGCGCGCGCGCTGGGCAAGGCGCGCATGCAGGTGCAGCGGTGGCTGAAGCGGTACGGGATCGACGCCGACGCCTATCGAACCTGA
- a CDS encoding trypsin-like serine protease, giving the protein MYDLLLSKRAAIAPAAILPFLFALGCGAAGEDEGVDGAESAIMLGDGNDTSSPARNAVVRIETGGGLCTGTLVASDLVLTAGHCVDMLRTPGTPTGDWNEWETPGAWYTFQQPITIRIGLTTSSTITRTSTQYSLPSGNDAFLLRLSSPVSSSIAAPSKVMTRLPANVSAASFFGTTDLEMVGFGGTGRLVSLGGSVARTPGCVSAASNRLNCFARDDLNKLTHRRYDGTWQPWVTNGSVSLEGTPSCVSWGTNRIDCFYRRTDSRLGHLWSNDNGATIPTPEDLGGAIASDPECVSWGSGRLDCFARGGDNRLKHIWYQSNVGWGAWATLGTLTFSGKPSCVAWGSNRLDCFVRDTSNTVDHIYWNGSAWSPWESMGAQVVYSDPRCVSHASNNIDCVARGSDSALKHLRYNGAWQPWANRGGLFTGAPTCSSWGVNRLDCFGYQNGELLHAAVISGSWTPWLHIGHGILNDPSCVSWGTNRIDCMAHGQGNVMRAQWWDGSAWSGGELATTRQVGRSLFTCMGMGPGCYLDSPNKFLVQGVTDDVVRGGDSGGPLFVTDSSGQRWVVGVVQGYNGDYSRYTATFGTGGPDPLGRNVGSMRNWLENALGASQTGTPQ; this is encoded by the coding sequence ATGTACGACCTTCTGCTTTCGAAGCGCGCGGCGATCGCGCCCGCCGCGATCCTCCCCTTCCTTTTCGCCCTGGGTTGCGGCGCGGCCGGCGAGGACGAGGGCGTCGATGGCGCCGAGAGCGCGATCATGCTCGGCGACGGCAACGACACGAGCTCCCCCGCGCGGAACGCCGTCGTCCGCATCGAGACCGGCGGCGGGCTCTGCACGGGCACCCTCGTCGCGTCGGACCTGGTGCTCACGGCGGGCCATTGCGTGGACATGCTCCGCACGCCGGGCACGCCCACCGGCGACTGGAACGAATGGGAGACGCCCGGCGCGTGGTATACGTTTCAGCAGCCGATCACCATCCGGATCGGCCTCACGACGAGCAGCACCATCACCCGCACGTCGACCCAGTACAGCCTCCCGAGCGGGAATGACGCCTTCCTCCTGCGCCTGTCCTCCCCGGTGTCGTCGAGCATCGCCGCGCCGTCCAAGGTCATGACGCGCTTGCCCGCGAACGTGTCCGCGGCGTCGTTTTTCGGGACGACCGATCTCGAGATGGTGGGCTTCGGCGGCACCGGGCGCCTCGTCTCGCTCGGCGGCTCCGTCGCGAGGACGCCGGGCTGCGTCTCGGCCGCGTCGAACCGGCTGAACTGCTTCGCGCGGGATGACCTCAACAAGCTCACGCACCGTCGATACGACGGCACCTGGCAACCCTGGGTGACCAACGGGAGCGTCTCGCTGGAGGGGACGCCGTCCTGCGTCTCGTGGGGGACGAACCGCATCGATTGCTTCTACCGGCGCACCGATAGCCGCCTCGGGCACCTGTGGAGCAACGACAACGGCGCCACGATCCCCACGCCCGAAGATCTCGGCGGCGCGATCGCATCGGATCCCGAATGCGTCTCCTGGGGCTCGGGGCGGCTCGATTGCTTCGCCCGCGGCGGGGATAACAGGCTGAAGCACATCTGGTATCAGAGCAACGTCGGCTGGGGCGCGTGGGCGACGCTGGGCACGCTCACGTTCTCGGGCAAGCCGAGCTGCGTCGCGTGGGGCTCGAACCGCCTCGATTGCTTCGTCCGGGATACATCGAACACCGTCGATCACATCTACTGGAACGGCTCGGCGTGGTCGCCGTGGGAGTCGATGGGCGCGCAGGTCGTGTACTCGGATCCCCGCTGCGTCAGCCACGCGTCGAACAACATCGATTGCGTGGCCCGCGGCAGCGACTCCGCGCTCAAGCACCTGCGCTACAACGGCGCGTGGCAGCCCTGGGCGAACCGCGGCGGCCTCTTCACGGGCGCGCCGACCTGCTCGTCGTGGGGCGTGAACCGCCTCGATTGCTTCGGCTACCAGAACGGCGAGCTGCTCCACGCCGCGGTGATCAGCGGGAGCTGGACCCCGTGGCTCCACATCGGCCACGGCATTCTCAACGATCCTTCCTGCGTGTCGTGGGGCACGAACCGCATCGATTGCATGGCGCACGGCCAGGGCAACGTCATGCGCGCCCAGTGGTGGGACGGATCCGCGTGGAGCGGCGGCGAGCTCGCGACGACCCGCCAGGTGGGCAGGTCGTTGTTCACGTGTATGGGCATGGGACCTGGCTGCTACCTCGATAGCCCGAACAAATTCCTCGTCCAGGGCGTGACCGACGACGTCGTGCGCGGAGGCGACTCGGGCGGCCCCCTGTTCGTGACGGATTCGAGCGGCCAGCGGTGGGTCGTCGGGGTGGTGCAGGGCTACAACGGCGACTACTCGCGTTACACTGCGACCTTCGGCACGGGCGGCCCCGATCCCCTGGGGCGCAACGTCGGCAGCATGCGGAATTGGCTGGAGAACGCGCTCGGCGCCTCGCAGACCGGCACCCCCCAATGA